The Tenebrio molitor chromosome 5, icTenMoli1.1, whole genome shotgun sequence genome segment ATCTGGCTTCGTTGCTGATCTCCTCTTTAAGAGCTTCAAAAGTAAACGGCGTCGTAACACATTTCAGCTGTTCTAGAGTTGAAATGAAGATCTGATAGTACAACTTGATCAAATCGTCGTAATGTTTTCTCAGAACATCGTCTTGGACGCTGCTGAATAAAAAGAATACTATGTCTCTAGCAGGTGACCCGTAACTGCACAACTGATAGTCCACCATTACACTTTTTACGGGTTTACCATTTTCTAGTTTGAGCAAGAAATTATTCACCCAACAATCGTTGTGGGTGATGGTCGCGAAAGTTTCTCGAGTTTCACGTGGCGTGAAATTGCAATCGAAGGCATTTAGAATTCTTTCTTTCACTGATTTCAGTTCTTCTATATCGTCAATCAATCGACTCACTTGTTTGCTCATTTCACTGCGTTGTTGTTCCTTTGGAGTCCACAGCATTAAGAACGGTTTGATTTCCCGTTCAAAAACATCAGGTTTTTCCAATTTGAGGGCCAAAGGTACCGCATGGAACTGTGCCAAATCGGTGATGATAAGTTTGGCCGCGTCCAAATCGAATCCTCGTGTTCGATCCAAGGTGTCATAATTTGCAACTTTTAGATTTTCCAGTAGCAAAACTGCGTCTTGGTCCACCTTGCCCTCGTCGTCTTTTAAGTTGAGCCTGCTTCCGTAATACTTTGGGACGAAGTCGATCACCTCTTCGATACCGTGTTGTCTTTGGAAATCTTGCAGCAgcggaacaatttttttgtagaaagCGATTTCGTTTCGGAAAGTCACCGGAGTGTTGAATACCTCTTGAATCAATTCGCTGGGTGGTACGGTCTTCGCTGCCGTGTGGATTTCTTCATTTCCAGTAGGACTTTTGACGGTGAAGTCCACTTTTAACATCACACTACCACGATTCTCTCCGGGTGCTGTCAgatgtttaattttataatccACTATCTTTTTACCATCACCCAGCGGGATGAGATCCTCTATGTTCTTAATTTGTCCGGCACTCATGTTTGTAATACAAAGTTTGACTGACTAACGCGTGACTTTGTGACGTTTATTTAGTGTTTGTATCAAGATAATGTTTCTAAACTGCAGCATCATTCAATTTGATAACCACAATTTAATCTTATCAAATGGAGTTGAAGGTCGTGAATTATTCTCGTCcactactctcgtgtcaaaaataaattactccctagaattcgaacttttagggaaataacgttttttatgttgtgtgtaactagaattttcaaaagttattttgaatgcctaaagttggttactttgaattgagagattaaatccaaataaatatgccgccagtaaccaaaattgattgtgaaacgaaaaatcatctatcacttagcgataaattagtcatttgcaactgttacaattaatttgctgtcttacatttttgggatatcttttgtttgtcaccagaaaccacatagcctccaacctaaccaaatttatggcaacctagtaacgaatatcaataaatcctagggagtaatttatttttgacacgagagtacgTTCTCTTACTTTCTTTGGACCCTTATCTTCAGGTTACCGAGCGCCCATCCAAAGTTtcttttttgcatttttagtACTTGCGGTACCGAGCTGAATCAAATCAGTCAAAATTAGCTTAACTTCCAAATCCATTACTGCTTCGAAATTGCACAAATTTGCCACTGCCAGATTTCTCAACAGCATCTAAATTTTTGCAAGAAATCATAAGTAGTTCCTTGGCATCTTGTTCTTTTGAAGAAGTGGTACCACCGTTTTATAAAagtttgtaataaattgtttgCTTTCCAAGTAATCCGTAAATACTTCCACGAGTTGCGCTATTTTCTGTtgacttattttaaaatattttatcgagaattttagtgtttttatttcaCACAATTTTCACACttcctattattattattaatcatttattgaactaaaaatgtgcCTCATcactgataataataataattgtgacACCAGTAATGGTGTTGATAACAATGGACTGTGATTATACAATTAATTAAGCGTATAGCACACGTTTTATCTCATTGTTATGTTATTTAAGTTTCACAAATATACGTAGCAAGCGTTTCTGTTCAAATTTAacttaacaaattttaattaataaatattgtacTACTTATCATGGAAAATGGAACACCCAGAAATaatgaatatacagggtgattttgaaagttgtgcaggtattttaatcacgagctactggcttcatgtagaactattattttatttgtgaattaaCGTTTATacggccgtattcaccaacgccagttaacgttaattgtaggttaaaatacttcgttactttagttacctattgttataacaatgttttcgtatattttaacctacagttaactttaactgagaaagtaagtgcatcttctttgtggccgaaatagttaaattgttaatttgcatttagatgtagttttgaataaaacatttcttaaacctgaataattgttattgccgttgttacttttgtgtttccaatagcaacacttaaccggcgtccggccgttttttgcgttttcccggattcaaactgatgacgtaaagtattgaaatttgacacaggatgaaataaaaatatttaaaaaattctatgtcaaaaaataaaatgacattaattttttgagctacaatttttttaaattgcttttagttttctacgttatCCTAGAACCTCGCAGGttaaatttcggcacattttaaaaatacaccctgtatatcatgtaaGTAATTCAATTTGAAAGAGACCGCATTATCGGAATGCGAGAAGCAGGTCTTTCCTATAAGGCAATCGCTCATCGTGTGGGACGAAATGTGGCCACTGTGTTTATCTTAGTTATGGCCCAATTGTTGTACAaagttttatcaaaaaatgctATTTCTGGATGTTGCATTTTCCATGATAGGTAGGATAGATTCAATTAGATTCAATGCAAAGGAGAGAAGTGTCTAATTGCAATAATACAATTACATTAGCAATACGATTTATTAAGGATCACAACAAGAATATATAAACAAAATCATTGTTATAAtggggcaaaaaatccactACAGTCAAATCCAGTTTCTTTTGATAAATTCATTAACaacaaatgtaaattttcgTTTGTGAGCATCGGGAATTTTGTGATTTAGcatacttttgaaattaagGTCAGCGATATCCTGCACTTCTGCTTTAGGAATAAACATAGGGTAAAGCATAAACGTGATGTGTCTAAACTGCAAATTGGCTTCGTGGTTGATTTCCTCTTGAAGGGCTTCAAAAGTGAACGACGTAACACAGTATAGCTCTTCCAGCACTGATGTGAAGGTCTGATAGTACAACTTGATCAAATCGTCGTAATACTGTTTCAAAACGTCTTCTTTCACGCTGctgaacaaaaagaaaactatGTCTCTAGCAGGCGACCCATAACTGCACATCTGATAGTCCACCATTACACTTTTTACGGATTTACCATTTTCTATTTTGAGCAGGAAGTTATTCACCCAACAATCGTTGTGGACGATCGTTGCGCAAGTTTCTCGAGGTTCACTTGGTGTGAAATCCTCATCGaaggttttcaaaattttttctttgaactGTTTCAATTCATCTATATCGTCTATTAAGTCGTTCACTTGTTTGATGAACTGGTCGCGTGGTCCACCTTTTGGACCCCACTGTATCAAGAACGGCTTGATTTCGCTTTCAAAAACCTCAGGTTTTTCCAACTTGAGGGCCAAAGGTACCGCATGGAACTGTGCCAAATCGGTTATGATGAGTTTGGCCGCGTCCAAATCGAATCCTCGTGTTCGATCCAAGGTGTCATAATTTGCAACTTTTAGATTTTCCAGAAGCAAAACTGCGTCTTGATCCACCTTGTCCTCGTTACCTTTTAAGTTGAGTCTGCTTCCGTAATACTTTGGGACGAAGTCGATCACCTCTTTGACACCGTGTTGTCTTTGGAAGTCTTGCAACAGcggaataatttttttgtagaaagCGATTTCGTTTCGGAAAGTTACCTGAACATTGAATAGCTCTTGAATAAATTCGCTAGGAGGGATGGCTTTCGCGATCGCGTGGATTTCTTCATTTCCAGTAGAAGTTTTGACGGTGATGTCTACACTCAACATCAAACTGCCATAATTTTCACCAGGTGCCGTCAAACGATTTATTTTGTAGTTCACTATCTTTTTACCATCACCTAGCGGGATGAGGTCTTCTATGTTCTTAATTTGTTCTGCGCTCATGTTGGCAATACAAGGTTTAACTGACTAGATCGCTGCGAAAGAAATGCTTTGTGATGTTTAATTAGTGACTTGAGATGATTCGAAATTTCTGAAATTGCTAATCACGATCTAATCTAGATCAAACACTGTTGAAGGtcaaaaattattctttttaccTTACCTTATCTTACCCTCTCGCATTGTAATTGAAGACAGGATCGCTTATGTCGTCTTGTTTCTAACAGAAAtacaataaatcaaattgtcggaaaatttttgcatattatttaaaattttaattgttacttTTAATCGTTTGCTTACATTTTACAATTGTTAATTACTCTCAAAATAAGGATGTGAAGGGCTAAGAATCGATAGTCTGTTAATATAAAAGATCTGTTCTTGCAGCTTGGCCTGTTTGCATTGTTGGCTCACGGCCATCTGGTGCTCCATTCTGGTGCCGATACTGTCGAGCATACTGAAACTGAACCGCGAGGCGTTGAAGAAAATCCGATTCTGTTATCTTTTTTGCCATTCGTGATTATGGCGGCTCCCCCGGTCACCCATAAATTACTCTCCAACTTCAAGTTGATTTCAACCGCAAGTTAAGTCAGACTTGCACCACACAATTTATTACTTCTCTTTTCTCCTCCAAACTTGCGAGATTTTCTCGTCGCCGACCTCGCAGACAAACAACGTCCTCCTCTCCTGAAAAATACAAGATAACGAGGTTTCCTCGTCAATTTTACGGTCTCGGTTTTAATTGGCCGTAAAAACACACACCGGGACTTTTTACGTCGGCGAAGCTGTTCGAGAGGTCTGGAAGAGGTGAAAGTGTAAAACGTATGAATATCGACGGTCGAATGTGGGGTGTCCCCGGGGGGTTGAATATCGAAGGTGGCGATCGCAATCCTATTACCGAAGTAGATGGACATCCAGTTACTTTATGAGCTGTCATATTGGCGAAGTTGCCTCGGGGGCGGCAAGTGATATATGTGTCTGTGATGGCTTTGCTCGGACATTGTTATGTTTAAAAGTGATTCGATTTAATTTGAAAGGAATCGAGGACGTGACAAGGAGTCAAGGACGACATAATCGAATCGGGTTGCAACATTCGGTACAATATTTTCAGCACTTGCTGCATTTTAACAACAAATGAAATGAGCAAAAAAACTTGTTTAtacataattgaaaaatacaaacgAAACTATTGTTAATTTAGATGAACGAAAATGATTAATTACGGTTTTTAGGAGCAATTTTGGGTAAAATCGGCCTGTCTTAATTACCATTTCGCCAACAATACAATACaacaataatataatttaaaagttGTACCGGGTGATtgtaaatgattgtgactttttttctaagttgggaacatttttcataaattattttgccaAACTTgataaactctgtccactcatagattgcttgacataaatattactaaaaatgttcactctacgctacaacaaatagatccggcgcgaaattttcaaaaatggaaagagcaagtttacacgtgatgttttattattattctgcatgtttgcacttaggaaagacgaaacacgaaagaaaacttcagtacagtaggagtaatatattaggtttttttaatacagggtatttcacgagtaataatgtgcccgacggaataaaaaatgcaacctacaatacattttcgaatttccgaaaaagctggctactgaaattaaaatatccagctttttttggaaatggctaaacacaagcaagatattatttaatatgtactcctatttaatgcatgaacaaaaattacctctgtatcattttcgatgtttgtaattagattcttgaggcatgcactcacttcacaaatttaaaaaaatcaacaaaaaatcgcaacggaacagatcaaaacagcaacacgatcaaaactaataacttttaaaaccagagaatcgcaaaacaaagctctaaagatgaaaaatcgcaaatctaaatgcctAAACCACTTTGAcagaactgacaatttcaaatttgaaatgtcatataatttatttttcgcgtgggtttcataacaaccaatgagaatcagtggcgcgaatgcttcaagatattaccaacacaatctatgatactttattaatattttaatgttatggtttgggaattttgttatctaaggatatttaaaaaaatgcattctatcagtggacgtagtctaccttaatcaacacattggcgtacgtacgtcattttgacattttatgtaataaattgtgtcagataggcgaggacgcctatgtttatgtcaactatcatattaaaaagcagaataaccaacaataatattaccaacctatgaaaaaagtcacattcatttaaaatcacccgatATTATTTAGGTATgcattttgttttacaattaaagaaaaaaacaacataaaaCAGCACTAAATCATATTAAATGAAGTGATTTggtaatttacatttattacataaataaaatacatactgGAAAAAGGACGCAAATGTGTGTACAATTACAGATTTCTAACTTAGCACttgtaataatttgacatttctcaTGGCCCCTGCTGCCATCTATCAACACTTAGGAGAAGTTGCCTAGCCAGTGATGTAGAGTCCTGCAACGTTTGTAGTTCTGTTAAAGTGGCGCTGTTGAAATGTAAACGACCTTAGTAAACGTAGTGTTTCCAAGTGCAATAGTCTTACTACGTTTACATAGACTGTAAAAAATGAGAAGTGTATACTGTACTGTAAATACAGATTTATTGagattttctttaaattatgATCTGGGGAAGGGTACAGGATTTGTGAATAAAAgacgatatttaaaaaatgtcatatATTGACTATATACATCAttatatattctaaaataCATACTAGATATCAACGTAGACCTGCCTCTAGTTACATGAATGTTACTTTGTACAAAACATCCTAAAATATCTAGAAAACtacttttgatttatttttctgtATAAAACTCTACATTATAGGTATTCGTTTCTGTCCACATTATGCCCTTTTAGTACGTACTTAACCATAATACAATAGACTAACATTTGGATTATCTGGTGCTTACGTAACAAGTGAACGAATATTTCCAACCAAAAATGATTTATCGGTTTTAATAAGCGATTATTAGTCGAATTTGTCTTTGCTATTGGGGCAGTGTTTGGTTAGTTATCGTCGGATGTAGAGAGCCTCGAGACTTGTTGAAAATATTCGTCTGGTTCCTTTTCAGCAGTTTTCGAATGATCTACTAAAATTGCACAAATTTACTCTTGGAACGTGGTCCATTTAATGTCCGTCAAGACATCTTCACAATATTCAACAACatcttataaaataattttataatttacataAATCTAATAAATGTATAACCACGAAGCAAACTGCAAAGAAAGCGTCAGAACGTCGAATCATCGACGAACGATTTCGTCTTGAAATAACGGATAAAATGTCGTTTTGGTCTCGTCCATTACGTAATTGAATGCAGCAGAAGTGGAATATTTACAACCAATTAGGTCCCAAACAATTATCTAAAACGTTCACAGCGTCGAATCGTTCCATGTcgttaaatatttgtttaagcTCGGTCAAGGCGTTGCTTTGTCTGTTTCTGGCCTCCCAAAGATCCAGGATGCAGTccgtgggtgaaggtttcgtTGCGAAAAAGTTGATGTATCTGTCTACGTTCAAAGCGTGCGCCAGCATCCTCCAGTCGTTGCCTCTGGGCGTCGGAGGGTCTAAACAATGGCAAAGCTGCTTCCTAATCTGTTTAcctaatctaaaattaaaatcatcaCATGTAGATACGCCCCTATCGGTTACTATCAAGTTCTTGGTCATCTTGACCGGCTCGTCTGGCTTGTAGGTTTTGGCACTTTTGGGGGAATGCCCGAAGTCGACGATCTTCTTCGAGTCGCTCGATCGGCTCGTCTCGCTTTGTATCGTTATTTTTGGCACCAGTTCGTTGTGATGGCTCAGCTTACCCGAGCTGGTCTTAGCGACAGAGACGTCGCTCTCATCTCTGCACGTTATGTCGAAGACCTGGTGATAGTCGAAGCCTTTCTGGTTTATGCGTATTTTAAAACTTAACGTCCTACTCATTTCGTACGATTCTAACGTGAAGGAACAGTGCAGACTGTTACTGCTAGCCTGCCACAAGTGTCTGAACGGTATCTCCTGGTAGTGCGAGCAAGGTTTGCTCTTCCAGCCTTCGCTCAAGCTGTCCAGAGTCAAACAGAGATTGTTTCCGCCATCTTGGAAGGTGATGGAGCGGGGCTCGTCCAGCAGGTAGCCCCCGAGACGCTTCTCCTGTCCGAAAACCGTCTCCATGGAGCTGTCGGTGTCTTCTAAAACGTAAACCCTCACGCTATAATCGACGGAGCTCTGGAAACACAACTTGGGGGCGAACGCGGCCAGCTTGAGTCTTTTTATCGCGTTTCCGCTGGTAGATTGACCGACAATCACGAATCTGGAGAGACAGTCGGTCACCAAGTAGGCCGCGTCTTTGTCCAGTTGGCAGAAAACTGAAGTGTTGATGGTTTCTTGTCCCAGAGTGACGGCGGTCTGCCACTGGGAGTCGCTACAGTCGCTCTGCAGAATCGAAATGAACCAGTTGTTTCTAGTGAGCTCCGCACAGTGTGGTATTTTAAGTACAACAGCTTTATTGAGCGCGACGTTAGGACCGCAGGAAACGACAGGACTGAGTTGGGTCAAGTTCTCGGCGAGTTTCGGCCTGAAGCAGTCCTCGTTCAGGATCGACAGGAAGAGTTCTTGCTTGCGGGAGCGTGAGATGGCGCCCTCCGGAACGACCAAGCTCACCCCCGACTCCAACAAGTTCAAGAAAGCTCCGCCGTGCGTCACCGTCGTGCTCGTGTAGTTTCCGCTCGTGGTAGGGGTGACCGCGTAGGCCGTCGGTAAAGAAGGCAGCGGGAGAGTCACCGATTCTGTCGCCACTTCGTAGGTGGAGTCGGCTGCAAGAATAGCGATAAGAAAGGACGGGAGCGGTGTTCGGGACTTACAGTTGTTGGTGAAGCCGCTCAGTTGGCTCCGTTTGCCGCTAGAGGACTCGAGCGTGGAGCTCGTGGCCGGCGACATCTGTATGTCGCTGCCCGAGGCCAGGTGGGGGACGTCGTAGTGGTGCTCCGAGACGGACCTCGTCACCGATGTCGCCGGCGTCGTGTAGGGGTACTCGTAGCAAGGCGGAACGGTCTGAGTCAAGTCTGGCTGGAGGCTTAACGACTTCTTATCGTGCTCCGGAAAAAATTCCGGATGGTAATCTGAAACATTTACGACTTTAATAAGCAGATCTCGGCTGTAAAACGGCGTTTTTTAAGTGAACACCGTATTCCGAGGCGAGTTACTTTGTGCCAGTTTATTGCGTACTTAGTAGGTGTTTTAGTGTGGCGATAATCATAAATGGGTGGCTTTCGGATGGCTTCTcttaagtgaaaattgcgtGGCCGGGACGCGTTAACTGCATGCGCCGAAGTAATTCTCCTATTAATTTCGTTTTAAGACCGGCgcttttttcgaatttgaaaaacCGGCGTGAAGCCGATGGATGCGGTACAAATAAAAATCCGAGTGGTGCAGCCTCTGTCGGCACCATCAATAGCTATTTTGGGCGTTATGCTTCATGGTAAAACAAGCCATTAACTGCTGCCCATGTTTGTTTTCCATGAGCACTGACATTTCGAAAACATGTGAGCACTCTCCTGGAGCACCAGTCGTAAAATCGACGATTTGGAAACATCGTTAATCTTGAAGATGTCTAAATTGTAACTCTAGAACTATTTTAACGTCGCCGACCCCCTATTTAAATTCCCTCCGctagttttttttcttcttcttcttcgttAGACCGCCGTCTATTTGTGTGCGCTTCTGTATTTTCGTTCCGGCAGATTAGCGACGTGGAGAAATTGGCGCATCCCACCACAAATGATGAATCGTTCACTCATTGTACTCCGACTTCATCCTCGTGACGGTTTTGTGTTCGTTATCGACGATAATAGAAAAGCGAGCTTGTCGGTATTCGCTAATTGTGGCCCGCATCGGCTAATGCGTTTCTCGTTCGTAACGGTGACAATTTCGGAATTGTCGCAATAGGCCAAATCGAACAGAACACGGATTGTGTGGGCTTTGTGATTCGGAGCGGTTCGCCAACATGGCATATAATTACCGTAATTGCCGACCGAACATCATGCCtctcaaatataaaattaggACCGGGTTAGCGGCAGACGCCAATTTGGCGGCTAAAATTAAACTAAGTAATTAATTTGGAAATCATTAGTGCCGAATTTCCCCCGCTCTTAATTAGTAGTAACTCGATTCACGTCTGCTTTTGGATCTAGACTGATTTACGCcgtttgtaaaacaacttgcCTTCTCTTGTTCCTTTTAATTATTCTCCAGATTTTTTAGGATTTTTTAATACCAccttaattttctttttaatagttatttgtatatcaaggtcgcgaaatcattctttaacgtaccgagagaaaaattgttgcCGAGGCCGCGGCCGAGGCGGcacaatctcgaggatgtttaagCGTTTCGAGGCCAAGGTGTACGCAacttttatgatttttgaacaTTCTACATTTAGATACTGCAAAGTGTCGgaaaaaatctgtttttagTGAACCACGTGTTTTGTCGTCGTTCAAACTGGATCTAATTTTCCAGAAAATGACGGTCGTAACGTGCCCCCCGGCCCGGAGTCGCTTCATCATTTAGTCGTTTGGGTGAATTAGCCCCGCTTTTTCGACAGCTAACGAAGACCATGTGTCCCCAAAGCATCCTTTACGATCAAAATTCACACGGAACATCTGTCTGATTCTGGACAAGTCTATAAATAATCGACGAGCCGTGTAAGTGATTTAATAAGTGCACTTCTGGtgtaaacataaataacaacagGGGCTCCCATGCATATGCATACACTCCCTAGAGCacactaattaaaaaatatgataaataAGTGTCCAGTCAATTAAAGAAATGCTCAAAGTTTTATGGGTTTTTTTAACCGTGTCCCAAATGAAAACCACATGTGCAGCACACAAAGGCCGCAGCAGCACCGGTGCCTCCgacgaattaaatttaaagtcTCTCTTGATTGAATAACGGCCCCATCGTCGTCCCCCATCGATCAAGATTTTTGATTGGGACGGTTAATTTTTTCGACGGCGCTTTTACCTCCTGAGCCGCGGAAACATTTAGGATCCCAATTAGTGGTAACGGTGGTTATTAATATTTTCCAGCCAGATAGGTCCTAGGGGTATTTCGAGAGAGTGCGAGCGTGGGCCCGCGCGTGTGTGTGAATCGATTACGTAAACATAGGTTTCGTATTTGATTTCCCTTCTTTATTTGATTTTCATCTGTTTTCTTATTTCACTTCTCGAGACCAGAAAAAAGGTCAATCGAGTTATTTGCTTTTGAACGTGCCCCGACCGGCAAACGTGTTTGTCCCAGTgccgataaaaaaaaatacagagaTATCTGATACAATCTCACCATTAGAGGCCATGTTGTAGAGACTTTGGTGGCGGTTCTTCTTCCAGTACATGCGGGTGAGGAAGAAGGACAACAGCGAGACGAAGAAAATGGCCGCGGTCACGCCGATGTAGAGGGCTATGTCGTTTTTCGTGTCCTGGAAGTTCGCTGGAACAAtcgattataataattaacagGTGGAACAGTTTCCATCCGGCCGTAACGAAATTAATGGCAGTGCACGAAACGGCGTTTGACCTAATAAACTAACTATACAAATATCCGCTAAACTCTCCAAGTACAAGCTAAACGCATTACAACGTCGAGTTTCGGGTCAGCAAAACAGTGCCGAGGGCTCTCGAAAGCTCCCAATTTACAAGCAAAGTGCTGAAAAACAGATGCTCGGTTAATTAATGAGCCCCCGCATTACGACGGCGAAGTCGTCATTACCCGATTGCTCTCTTTTAATTAATCGGGAAGTGACGCGGTTTTGTCgcttttatacatttttaatcgATAGAGAGGAGGAGGTTTTTCTCACCGAGACTTTTGCTCGAGAAAGCGGTGTCGCCAGTTGTTTATCTTTGAAAAACATGTTTACAATCGACTATTTATTTGCTCTAATCGTACAACTTTGCTGCAAGAATTTAATCAAAGACGTAGGATTGCCAAGAAAAATGTCCACCGGTTAGTTTTCTGTGTTGATAAAAAACACGAGAAATTTGTTATGGCAATATTGTGCACCGAGTGAATTTTACTTGATCGTTTCGCCTGAGTAGCAGAAAGATATTGAACCCATTTCGCgaatatatttatatttttctaatcGTTAAACGTTACAATACAAAGTTCGTCGGAGGAAAAAAATCGACGATCTTCCTCCTTCTTTCTCATCATAAAAGATGAACAATTTGTTACCTGTTTGTACTGTATCCAATCTTTCGCGCTTTTCAGAGTATGTATCGCAGGAgttgaatgaatgaatgaaatgTTGGCTAATGTTATCTAATGGATCGTTGAGACTTGTGGGCAGAATGTGATCCTTACAAGGAAGGTTACCTTGCCGCACCCCCAAAACCTAGGTTGATTTTTGCATAtttggtacagttggttgcgaAAAAAACgggacaatacctatcaaatgatttttaaaaatgcattgaattttgacaataattctaacctaCCTCTTGTAataaggtttcacactatgaaaaaatggtaaaaatgtgtcaattttattctgacagttcccgtttttttttttgcaacaacTGTACAGTAATTGAGCAAAGTTCACCTGCAGAAAGTTGAGTCGTTTAGTGTTTGTTTCAAAAACATATTTGCTAACTATTTATTACCTCTAATGTTCAGTTTTAGAACAGAAATTTCATCAGAGATGAAATATTGACGGTACTGTCAATATGTCAATATTGTCTATTGCCTGACGGAGTGATAATTGCACTTGTTTGTAAAGTTGATGaaattatgattttatttgtgagtTTCTTAGAACTTGTTGATTTCAGAcggaaaataataaacgtcCTCGTTGATATATctaaagttttattatttaaaaaatactttcacAGCGTTGTATTTTTAGGCGAGGAATGTTagaattaggttagaaaaatATGATCAAAGAGTTATGAGAAATAAAGGATTCATTTAATGAGTCGTAAAATTCATAGTAATAAACTGAAGATTAAAAGTGACTCACATGAATAAAAGACTGTTGCAGAACTTTGAGTATATCAAGTATCCTAATTAATTTGGTAATATTCGTCAATTAGTGGTTAATCAAGATGGCGTCAGTTTTATAGA includes the following:
- the unc-5 gene encoding netrin receptor UNC5C isoform X1, which translates into the protein MARPEAPSYGLSLLILAFFLGAARTNQDGPFLDDNTPTKSTSDHHDESLLLNSDALPIFLEEPQDSFVVKNRPATLKCRAAYALKLYFKCNGAKNVETSNFEFVDPQTGVRMMEAETNVTRDMVEEFFGNDKFKCECYAWSGRGNIKSQSATIDVAYMKKTFEESPVSTRVEMGHQMELRCVPPAGVPPPRVYWLQGGQPLQPDTSILVSTEGHLLIGQARAQDTNNYTCVAENIAAKRMAPPAEITVYVNGGWSPWSAWTDCRCPGATLSSGKMSTRTCSHPPPSNAGLQCQGSSVRRTKDCIPCPQEELVLDNAYDYGSYDNGYVEPARWSAWSEWSHCNSDCLKTRKRQCIPGGGQGRKTCNGKDTQTMSCTREQCRSLKLSEVTEANFQDTKNDIALYIGVTAAIFFVSLLSFFLTRMYWKKNRHQSLYNMASNDYHPEFFPEHDKKSLSLQPDLTQTVPPCYEYPYTTPATSVTRSVSEHHYDVPHLASGSDIQMSPATSSTLESSSGKRSQLSGFTNNSDSTYEVATESVTLPLPSLPTAYAVTPTTSGNYTSTTVTHGGAFLNLLESGVSLVVPEGAISRSRKQELFLSILNEDCFRPKLAENLTQLSPVVSCGPNVALNKAVVLKIPHCAELTRNNWFISILQSDCSDSQWQTAVTLGQETINTSVFCQLDKDAAYLVTDCLSRFVIVGQSTSGNAIKRLKLAAFAPKLCFQSSVDYSVRVYVLEDTDSSMETVFGQEKRLGGYLLDEPRSITFQDGGNNLCLTLDSLSEGWKSKPCSHYQEIPFRHLWQASSNSLHCSFTLESYEMSRTLSFKIRINQKGFDYHQVFDITCRDESDVSVAKTSSGKLSHHNELVPKITIQSETSRSSDSKKIVDFGHSPKSAKTYKPDEPVKMTKNLIVTDRGVSTCDDFNFRLGKQIRKQLCHCLDPPTPRGNDWRMLAHALNVDRYINFFATKPSPTDCILDLWEARNRQSNALTELKQIFNDMERFDAVNVLDNCLGPNWL
- the unc-5 gene encoding netrin receptor UNC5C isoform X2, giving the protein MARPEAPSYGLSLLILAFFLGAARTNQDGPFLDDNTPTKSTSDHHDESLLLNSDALPIFLEEPQDSFVVKNRPATLKCRAAYALKLYFKCNGAKNVETSNFEFVDPQTGVRMMEAETNVTRDMVEEFFGNDKFKCECYAWSGRGNIKSQSATIDVAYMKKTFEESPVSTRVEMGHQMELRCVPPAGVPPPRVYWLQGGQPLQPDTSILVSTEGHLLIGQARAQDTNNYTCVAENIAAKRMAPPAEITVYVNGGWSPWSAWTDCRCPGATLSSGKMSTRTCSHPPPSNAGLQCQGSSVRRTKDCIPCPQVEPARWSAWSEWSHCNSDCLKTRKRQCIPGGGQGRKTCNGKDTQTMSCTREQCRSLKLSEVTEANFQDTKNDIALYIGVTAAIFFVSLLSFFLTRMYWKKNRHQSLYNMASNDYHPEFFPEHDKKSLSLQPDLTQTVPPCYEYPYTTPATSVTRSVSEHHYDVPHLASGSDIQMSPATSSTLESSSGKRSQLSGFTNNSDSTYEVATESVTLPLPSLPTAYAVTPTTSGNYTSTTVTHGGAFLNLLESGVSLVVPEGAISRSRKQELFLSILNEDCFRPKLAENLTQLSPVVSCGPNVALNKAVVLKIPHCAELTRNNWFISILQSDCSDSQWQTAVTLGQETINTSVFCQLDKDAAYLVTDCLSRFVIVGQSTSGNAIKRLKLAAFAPKLCFQSSVDYSVRVYVLEDTDSSMETVFGQEKRLGGYLLDEPRSITFQDGGNNLCLTLDSLSEGWKSKPCSHYQEIPFRHLWQASSNSLHCSFTLESYEMSRTLSFKIRINQKGFDYHQVFDITCRDESDVSVAKTSSGKLSHHNELVPKITIQSETSRSSDSKKIVDFGHSPKSAKTYKPDEPVKMTKNLIVTDRGVSTCDDFNFRLGKQIRKQLCHCLDPPTPRGNDWRMLAHALNVDRYINFFATKPSPTDCILDLWEARNRQSNALTELKQIFNDMERFDAVNVLDNCLGPNWL